From the genome of Acomys russatus chromosome 27, mAcoRus1.1, whole genome shotgun sequence, one region includes:
- the Tex29 gene encoding testis-expressed protein 29, translated as MKYVPEMKSPPHLLKKFAVCDIPLYDICDYNITRDRCKELGCCFYKGVCYEKAVPVYVQLFTALIVFFVVLFFIVIIYRVVQETKREIELSMRPTSSVKNTEEPEQLSVQEVEIKSVKPSSASSKKETGSQVEATLTISEHEVTED; from the exons ATGAAATACGTCCCAGAAATGAAGTCTCCACCACACCTCCTGAAGAAGTTTGCAG TGTGCGACATCCCTCTGTATGACATCTGTGACTACAACATCACCAGGGACCGGTGCAAGGAGCTGGGGTGCTGTTTCTACAAGGGCGTCTGCTACGAGAAAGCTGTTCCCG TTTATGTGCAGCTGTTCACCGCCCTGATCGTGTTCTTTGTCGTGCTCTTCTTCATTGTCATCATTTACAG GGTTGTACAGGAGACTAAAAGAGAGATAGAGCTCTCCATGAGGCCCACATCATCAGTCAAGAACACTGAGGAGCCCGAGCAActgtctgttcaggaagtagaAATCAAGTCAGTCAAGCCTTCCAGTGCCTCCTCCAAGAAAGAGACTGGGAGCCAAGTAGAAG CTACACTGACGATCTCCGAGCACGAGGTGACTGAAGATTGA